A stretch of the Pristis pectinata isolate sPriPec2 chromosome 7, sPriPec2.1.pri, whole genome shotgun sequence genome encodes the following:
- the LOC127572895 gene encoding collagen alpha-1(I) chain-like: MCPGLPKCRGAMGDQSLSEGRQDPGADRGGRFSVLPVPGGAAADRGGGGDTGSPATALSPVGAAGGGAAQPAPSLPLGHSPGPPAVRSSATGPGNPAGK; the protein is encoded by the coding sequence ATGTGCCCGGGGCTCCCCAAGTGCCGGGGTGCGATGGGAGACCAGTCACTGAGCGAGGGACGGCAGGACCCTGGGGCCGACCGTGGGGGTCGCTTCTCCGTGCTGCCGGTCCCGGGCGGGGCGGCCGCCGACAGAGGCGGAGGTGGGGACACCGGTTCACCAGCCACCGCACTTTCTCCAGTGggagcagcaggaggaggagcTGCACAACCCGCCCCGTCTCTGCCCCTCGGTCACTCACCCGGGCCGCCCGCCGTCCGCAGCTCCGCCACCGGCCCCGGAAACCCCGCCGGGAAATGA
- the LOC127572425 gene encoding sialidase-4-like isoform X2, with amino-acid sequence MASSDSFHITDLFGKDNHGGYRIPALLHIPNSNTLLAFAERRLGSKDENADVFYLRRGTYVKSSKNFQWEGAKSIQSAQLEQHRSMNPCPVYEKKTDTVFLFFIAVERSKSEQDQIRSRKNAARLCYVTSKDKGQTWSETNDLTEYTIGHTINKWATFAVGPGHGIQLRNGCLVIPASAHEIQSNNQVRVRAFTFFSDDHGESWQFGNFVSGEECGECQMVLMDQGNASSEQALMYCNARSNEHGEKQYRVEAFSKDGGKTFTEGQLRKQLVEPPGGCHGSIISFPASDISHVKNYLDIKQYHSQRGDDSSDFDIILFSHTTNSTSRKDLGIYLGTYSGSPQAWTIPWVIIHGECAYSELAFVKLPEERNPMVTCLFELGPINDKISFCVLQIDDIIQNTVKKML; translated from the exons ATGGCTTCTTCAGATTCTTTTCACATAACTGACCTGTTCGGGAAGGATAATCACGGAGGGTATCGAATTCCTGCACTGCTCCACATTCCAAACTCAAACACACTTTTGGCATTTGCGGAGAGGAGACTCGGCTCCAAAGATGAAAATGCTGATGTGTTTTACCTGCGCAGGGGCACCTATGTCAAATCTTCAAAGAACTTTCAG TGGGAGGGTGCAAAATCTATCCAGTCTGCACAACTAGAGCAACACCGATCCATGAATCCTTGTCCCGTCTATGAGAAAAAGACAGACACTGTCTTTCTCTTCTTCATTGCAGTCGAACGATCAAAGAGTGAGCAAGATCAAATCAGGAGTAGAAAAAATGCCGCACGACTTTGTTACGTTACCAGTAAGGACAAAGGGCAGACCTGGAGTGAAACTAATGATCTAACAGAGTATACCATAGGTCACACCATCAATAAGTGGGCAACATTTGCTGTGGGTCCAGGCCACGGCATTCAGCTAAGGAATGGCTGTCTTGTTATCCCTGCCAGTGCTCATGAGATACAGTCCAATAACCAAGTCAGGGTACGGGCTTTCACTTTCTTTAGTGATGATCATGGAGAGTCCTGGCAGTTTGGGAACTTTGTTTCTGGGGAGGAGTGTGGGGAATGTCAGATGGTATTGATGGATCAAGGCAATGCATCCAGTGAGCAAGCTTTAATGTATTGCAATGCTCGGAGCAATGAGCATGGTGAGAAACAGTATCGGGTGGAAGCTTTCAGTAAGGATGGTGGAAAAACCTTCACAGAAGGGCAACTGAGAAAACAGCTGGTTGAACCTCCAGGAGGTTGCCATGGCAGCATCATCAGTTTTCCTGCCTCAGATATTTCACATGTCAAAAACTACCTTGACATTAAACAGTATCACTCTCAAAGGGGAGATGATTCCTCAGATTTTGACATTATATTGTTCTCCCACACCACAAACTCCACATCACGGAAGGATTTAGGAATTTACCTTGGTACCTATTCTGGTAGTCCTCAAGCCTGGACAATTCCTTGGGTCATTATCCACGGTGAATGTGCCTACTCGGAACTGGCATTTGTGAAACTTCCTGAGGAAAGAAATCCTATGGTTACTTGTTTATTTGAACTTGGGCCTATAAATGATAAGATCTCATTTTGTGTTTTGCAAATTGATGATATCATTCAGAACACTGTAAAGAAAATGCTCTGA
- the LOC127572425 gene encoding sialidase-4-like isoform X1 translates to MGVILFHYKVRNLGRLKRNNRQMGSTYPDGLTQGMASSDSFHITDLFGKDNHGGYRIPALLHIPNSNTLLAFAERRLGSKDENADVFYLRRGTYVKSSKNFQWEGAKSIQSAQLEQHRSMNPCPVYEKKTDTVFLFFIAVERSKSEQDQIRSRKNAARLCYVTSKDKGQTWSETNDLTEYTIGHTINKWATFAVGPGHGIQLRNGCLVIPASAHEIQSNNQVRVRAFTFFSDDHGESWQFGNFVSGEECGECQMVLMDQGNASSEQALMYCNARSNEHGEKQYRVEAFSKDGGKTFTEGQLRKQLVEPPGGCHGSIISFPASDISHVKNYLDIKQYHSQRGDDSSDFDIILFSHTTNSTSRKDLGIYLGTYSGSPQAWTIPWVIIHGECAYSELAFVKLPEERNPMVTCLFELGPINDKISFCVLQIDDIIQNTVKKML, encoded by the exons ATGGGCGTGATTTTGTTCCATTATAAAGTGAGGAACTTGGGCAGATTGAAAAGAAACAACAGACAGATGGGATCAACCTATCCAGACGGGCTGACACAAGG GATGGCTTCTTCAGATTCTTTTCACATAACTGACCTGTTCGGGAAGGATAATCACGGAGGGTATCGAATTCCTGCACTGCTCCACATTCCAAACTCAAACACACTTTTGGCATTTGCGGAGAGGAGACTCGGCTCCAAAGATGAAAATGCTGATGTGTTTTACCTGCGCAGGGGCACCTATGTCAAATCTTCAAAGAACTTTCAG TGGGAGGGTGCAAAATCTATCCAGTCTGCACAACTAGAGCAACACCGATCCATGAATCCTTGTCCCGTCTATGAGAAAAAGACAGACACTGTCTTTCTCTTCTTCATTGCAGTCGAACGATCAAAGAGTGAGCAAGATCAAATCAGGAGTAGAAAAAATGCCGCACGACTTTGTTACGTTACCAGTAAGGACAAAGGGCAGACCTGGAGTGAAACTAATGATCTAACAGAGTATACCATAGGTCACACCATCAATAAGTGGGCAACATTTGCTGTGGGTCCAGGCCACGGCATTCAGCTAAGGAATGGCTGTCTTGTTATCCCTGCCAGTGCTCATGAGATACAGTCCAATAACCAAGTCAGGGTACGGGCTTTCACTTTCTTTAGTGATGATCATGGAGAGTCCTGGCAGTTTGGGAACTTTGTTTCTGGGGAGGAGTGTGGGGAATGTCAGATGGTATTGATGGATCAAGGCAATGCATCCAGTGAGCAAGCTTTAATGTATTGCAATGCTCGGAGCAATGAGCATGGTGAGAAACAGTATCGGGTGGAAGCTTTCAGTAAGGATGGTGGAAAAACCTTCACAGAAGGGCAACTGAGAAAACAGCTGGTTGAACCTCCAGGAGGTTGCCATGGCAGCATCATCAGTTTTCCTGCCTCAGATATTTCACATGTCAAAAACTACCTTGACATTAAACAGTATCACTCTCAAAGGGGAGATGATTCCTCAGATTTTGACATTATATTGTTCTCCCACACCACAAACTCCACATCACGGAAGGATTTAGGAATTTACCTTGGTACCTATTCTGGTAGTCCTCAAGCCTGGACAATTCCTTGGGTCATTATCCACGGTGAATGTGCCTACTCGGAACTGGCATTTGTGAAACTTCCTGAGGAAAGAAATCCTATGGTTACTTGTTTATTTGAACTTGGGCCTATAAATGATAAGATCTCATTTTGTGTTTTGCAAATTGATGATATCATTCAGAACACTGTAAAGAAAATGCTCTGA